A genomic stretch from Desulfotignum balticum DSM 7044 includes:
- a CDS encoding Hsp70 family protein: MDFQDTQYIIGIDLGTTNCAVSYVDVAGLKEAMAGTGGRKRPDPVDKNQWIKVFQVPQLTGLGEFSKMPVLPSFLYIPGEYDISKEGLKHPWKKREDLFAGMFARDHGAKIPSRLVSSAKSWLCHGGADRNARILPWGSSGVEKISPVDATAEYLTHMRSAWNHFVKDEDSFMENQFVVITVPASFNEEARDLTMAAIEKAGLSRAVTLLEEPLAAFYSWLILHESDWDQQVGENDLILVCDVGGGTTDFSLISLKAGDQGSPRFERLAVGDHLILGGDNIDLSLAKIVEAKFKSDTSLTPDKWKTLCHQCRQAKEQILENREKSVRITIKGEGRALISGTLAADLTRGEVENVLRSRFYPDVDSADIRETEVDREVADFGLPFEKEPAVTRHIIRFLEKHRDNVRQALGKDEPLPEFILFNGGTLKPVLVQFRIKEAIRRWFKAKDATRPTTLENNRPELAVGIGASYYGLVKQGIGVRVGSGSPRSYYLGVGTASDSEKKAICLVERGLDEGAAIDLPQMAFEVRANEPVSFDVYSSSFRSGDTAGNLLPIDDTLTPMPPIQTIIRFGKTGDKKTIPVTLGAEYTEMGSLSMYCHSRVSDHRWKLQFQLRDAGEKSLDTAETEVYDEAVIKTACRCLADLFSDPKAVNLASAGKQIEALVEQTRANWPLSFLRSLADQLIDLEPERHKSADHEARWLNLTGFCMRPGFGDAFDGDRIRKLWKVYLAGLTFDKAPQNRLEWWIFIRRIAAGLKAGQQRQFFQDIATILIKQKIKLPPQEMTEVWMTAGNLERLLVKDKVALAKALIPQVKPGKTQDRLLWTLARFGARDLLYGSVDRVVPPVEAGRWIQQLMKRSWTRQDNVDVPVAQMAMKTGDRTRDLDPDSAQKVAAWLEKRSAKPSLIKMVQEKTVRAPADQNIQFGEKLPAGLVLKKDDLG, encoded by the coding sequence ATGGATTTTCAGGACACACAATATATTATCGGCATTGATCTGGGCACCACCAATTGTGCGGTGTCATATGTGGATGTGGCCGGGCTGAAAGAGGCCATGGCCGGCACCGGCGGCAGAAAACGCCCGGATCCTGTGGATAAAAACCAGTGGATCAAGGTGTTTCAGGTGCCCCAGCTCACGGGTTTGGGGGAATTTTCAAAAATGCCGGTCCTGCCGTCATTTCTGTATATCCCCGGGGAATATGATATCTCCAAAGAAGGGCTGAAACACCCCTGGAAAAAAAGAGAAGACCTGTTTGCCGGCATGTTTGCAAGGGATCACGGCGCCAAGATCCCTTCGCGCCTGGTGTCGTCCGCCAAAAGCTGGCTGTGCCACGGGGGCGCGGACCGGAACGCCCGAATTCTGCCCTGGGGCAGTTCCGGGGTTGAAAAAATTTCTCCCGTGGATGCCACAGCGGAATACCTGACTCATATGCGGTCTGCGTGGAATCATTTTGTCAAAGATGAAGACAGTTTCATGGAAAACCAGTTTGTGGTGATCACGGTGCCGGCATCGTTCAATGAAGAGGCCCGGGACCTGACCATGGCTGCCATTGAAAAAGCCGGGCTGTCCCGGGCCGTCACCCTGCTGGAGGAACCGCTGGCTGCATTTTACAGCTGGCTGATTCTGCATGAATCTGACTGGGATCAGCAGGTGGGCGAGAATGACCTGATTCTGGTGTGTGATGTGGGCGGCGGCACCACGGACTTCAGCCTGATTTCCCTGAAAGCCGGAGACCAGGGCAGCCCCCGGTTCGAGCGTCTGGCCGTGGGAGACCACCTGATTTTAGGCGGGGACAATATCGATCTGTCCCTGGCAAAGATTGTGGAAGCCAAGTTCAAATCCGACACCTCCCTGACCCCGGATAAATGGAAAACCTTGTGCCACCAGTGCCGGCAGGCCAAGGAACAGATTCTTGAAAATCGGGAAAAATCGGTACGTATCACTATTAAAGGCGAGGGCCGGGCCTTGATTTCCGGGACCCTGGCAGCGGATCTGACCCGGGGGGAAGTGGAGAATGTACTGCGGTCCCGGTTTTATCCGGATGTGGATTCGGCTGATATCAGAGAAACAGAAGTGGACAGGGAAGTAGCGGACTTTGGCCTGCCGTTTGAAAAAGAGCCGGCCGTGACCCGGCATATCATCCGGTTTCTGGAAAAACACCGGGACAATGTCAGGCAGGCCCTGGGAAAAGATGAACCACTGCCGGAGTTTATATTGTTCAACGGCGGGACCCTTAAGCCGGTGCTGGTTCAGTTCCGGATCAAAGAAGCCATCCGCCGCTGGTTCAAGGCCAAAGATGCCACCCGGCCAACCACCCTTGAAAACAACCGTCCGGAACTGGCCGTGGGCATCGGGGCATCCTATTACGGTCTGGTCAAGCAGGGGATTGGGGTGCGGGTGGGATCCGGCAGCCCGAGAAGTTATTACCTGGGTGTGGGAACGGCATCGGATTCAGAGAAAAAAGCGATCTGCCTGGTGGAGCGGGGACTGGACGAAGGTGCCGCCATTGATCTGCCCCAGATGGCATTTGAGGTCAGAGCCAATGAACCCGTGAGTTTTGATGTGTACAGCTCCAGTTTCCGGTCCGGTGATACGGCAGGGAACCTCCTGCCCATCGACGATACCCTGACCCCCATGCCCCCGATTCAGACCATTATCCGTTTTGGAAAAACCGGGGACAAGAAAACCATTCCCGTCACTCTGGGGGCGGAATACACGGAAATGGGCAGCCTGTCCATGTATTGTCATTCCCGGGTGAGTGATCACCGGTGGAAACTGCAGTTTCAGCTCAGGGACGCCGGTGAAAAGTCTCTGGATACCGCTGAAACGGAAGTGTATGATGAAGCCGTGATCAAAACCGCCTGCCGATGTCTGGCAGATCTGTTTTCCGATCCAAAGGCAGTCAACCTGGCGTCTGCAGGCAAACAGATCGAAGCCCTGGTGGAACAGACCCGGGCGAACTGGCCGTTGTCTTTTTTGCGGTCCCTGGCAGATCAGCTTATTGACCTGGAGCCGGAACGGCACAAATCTGCCGATCATGAAGCCCGATGGCTGAATCTGACCGGTTTCTGCATGCGGCCGGGATTCGGGGATGCATTTGATGGGGACCGGATCAGAAAATTGTGGAAGGTGTACCTGGCCGGCCTGACATTTGACAAGGCGCCGCAAAACCGGCTGGAGTGGTGGATTTTTATCCGGCGGATCGCCGCCGGGCTTAAAGCCGGGCAGCAGCGGCAGTTTTTCCAGGATATTGCAACCATTCTGATCAAACAGAAAATTAAACTGCCGCCCCAGGAGATGACCGAGGTTTGGATGACGGCCGGCAACCTGGAACGGCTGCTGGTAAAGGATAAAGTCGCTCTGGCAAAAGCGTTGATCCCTCAGGTCAAGCCCGGCAAAACCCAGGACCGGCTGTTGTGGACCCTGGCCCGTTTCGGGGCTCGGGATCTGTTGTACGGGTCTGTGGACCGGGTGGTGCCGCCGGTAGAGGCGGGCCGCTGGATTCAGCAGCTCATGAAACGCAGCTGGACCCGGCAGGATAACGTGGATGTTCCGGTGGCCCAGATGGCCATGAAAACCGGTGACCGGACCCGGGATCTGGATCCGGATTCAGCGCAGAAGGTGGCGGCATGGCTTGAAAAGCGGTCGGCAAAGCCGTCTTTGATAAAAATGGTGCAGGAAAAGACGGTGCGGGCGCCGGCAGATCAGAATATTCAGTTCGGAGAAAAACTGCCGGCCGGCCTGGTGCTGAAAAAAGATGACTTAGGCTAA